From Drosophila virilis strain 15010-1051.87 chromosome X, Dvir_AGI_RSII-ME, whole genome shotgun sequence, the proteins below share one genomic window:
- the LOC6633464 gene encoding uncharacterized protein, whose protein sequence is MDKKDLHVLICTECYHALPPRAQIRQFGMCDMCKKNNPDLRQYLEKYVYDSERTKNWDPIGKRLHKISQKCELLKIKMAAVERKYFNKPTLAKSDEKSARTEQLLPLKAPVPGAVEKNVNSKPEQ, encoded by the exons ATGGATAAGAAG GATCTTCATGTGCTCATTTGCACGGAATGCTATCACGCCTTGCCGCCGCGTGCCCAGATCAGGCAGTTTGGCATGTGCGACATGTGCAAGAAGAACAATCCGGACTTACGCCAATATTTGGAGAAGTACGTATATGACTCGGAGCGCACCAAGAACTGGGATCCCATTGGGAAGCGCCTGCACAAAATATCCCAGAAATGCGAATTACTTAAGATTAAGATGGCGGCTGTCGAGCGTAAATACTTCAACAAACCGACTTTGGCTAAATCCGACGAAAAGTCTGCCAGGACTGAGCAACTGCTGCCGCTCAAGGCACCAGTGCCAGGCGCAGTTGAGAAGAATGTGAACAGCAAACCAGAGCAATAG